A DNA window from Rossellomorea marisflavi contains the following coding sequences:
- a CDS encoding DoxX family protein — protein sequence MVNAFLRNNKAVAGVLTIIRLYLGYFWLTSGIGKITGGFEVTGFLQGAIGKATGDHPAVQTWWATFLEQVALPNHELFATLVMWGEVLVGIGLILGLFTNLAALGGITMNFSFLLSGTTSTNPQMVILTIFLLVAGANAGRCGLDRWVMPYVKKQRQNRKGHKKLAPAV from the coding sequence ATGGTAAACGCATTTTTACGTAACAATAAAGCAGTGGCAGGCGTATTGACGATTATCAGGCTGTATCTGGGGTACTTCTGGCTGACTTCCGGCATTGGGAAGATCACCGGTGGATTCGAAGTCACCGGGTTCCTCCAGGGAGCAATTGGCAAGGCGACAGGTGATCATCCGGCTGTACAGACGTGGTGGGCAACCTTCCTTGAACAGGTCGCACTCCCTAACCATGAGTTGTTCGCCACACTCGTCATGTGGGGAGAGGTTCTCGTCGGAATCGGCTTGATCCTCGGACTGTTCACGAATCTTGCAGCCCTCGGCGGCATCACGATGAACTTCAGCTTCCTTCTCAGCGGAACCACCAGCACCAACCCACAGATGGTCATCCTCACGATCTTCCTGCTTGTCGCAGGAGCGAATGCCGGCCGGTGTGGACTGGATCGGTGGGTAATGCCTTATGTGAAGAAACAGCGGCAAAATCGAAAAGGGCATAAGAAGTTAGCTCCGGCGGTATAG
- the sufB gene encoding Fe-S cluster assembly protein SufB: MAKKMPEIGDYKYGFSDKDVSIFRSKRGLTREIVEEISRMKDEPKWMLDFRLKSLDHFYNMAMPQWGGNLQELNFDDITYYVKPSEKSERSWDEVPEEIKQTFDKLGIPEAEQKYLAGVSAQYESEVVYHNMQEDLEEMGIVFKDTDSALKENEELFREHWAKVIPPTDNKFAALNSAVWSGGSFIYVPKGIKVDTPLQAYFRINSENMGQFERTLIIVDEDASVHYVEGCTAPVYTTNSLHSAVVEIIIKKNAYCRYTTIQNWANNVYNLVTKRAVCEENATMEWVDGNIGSKLTMKYPAVILKGEGARGMTLSIALAGKGQHQDAGAKMIHLAPNTSSTIVSKSISKHGGKVTYRGIVHFGRKAEGARSNIECDTLIMDNQSTSDTIPYNEILNDNISLEHEAKVSKVSEEQLFYLMSRGISEEEATEMIVMGFIEPFTKELPMEYAVEMNRLIKFEMEGSIG, encoded by the coding sequence ATGGCGAAGAAGATGCCTGAGATCGGAGATTACAAATACGGTTTTAGCGATAAAGACGTATCGATTTTCCGTTCAAAACGCGGTTTGACGCGGGAAATCGTTGAAGAGATCTCCCGTATGAAAGATGAACCGAAATGGATGCTTGATTTCCGCTTGAAATCATTGGATCATTTCTATAATATGGCGATGCCTCAGTGGGGAGGAAATCTTCAGGAACTGAATTTCGATGATATCACGTACTACGTGAAGCCATCTGAGAAGTCCGAGCGCAGCTGGGATGAAGTTCCGGAAGAAATCAAGCAGACGTTCGATAAGCTTGGAATCCCTGAAGCAGAGCAAAAATACCTTGCCGGTGTATCGGCTCAGTACGAGTCCGAAGTGGTTTACCACAACATGCAGGAAGACCTCGAGGAAATGGGGATCGTCTTCAAGGACACAGATTCTGCTCTTAAAGAAAATGAAGAGCTGTTCCGTGAGCATTGGGCGAAAGTCATCCCGCCTACAGACAACAAGTTCGCAGCATTGAACTCGGCTGTATGGTCAGGTGGATCCTTCATCTATGTACCGAAGGGCATCAAAGTGGATACGCCACTTCAAGCCTACTTCCGTATCAACTCGGAGAATATGGGTCAGTTCGAGCGTACGCTCATCATCGTTGATGAAGATGCGAGCGTTCATTACGTAGAGGGATGTACAGCACCTGTCTACACAACGAACTCCCTCCACTCGGCTGTCGTCGAGATCATCATCAAGAAAAATGCGTACTGCCGTTATACAACGATCCAAAACTGGGCGAACAACGTTTACAACCTTGTAACGAAGCGTGCAGTATGTGAAGAGAACGCAACGATGGAATGGGTCGATGGAAACATCGGTTCAAAACTGACGATGAAATACCCTGCTGTCATCCTTAAAGGGGAAGGCGCCCGTGGTATGACGCTTTCTATCGCACTTGCGGGTAAAGGGCAGCATCAGGATGCCGGTGCCAAAATGATCCACCTTGCACCGAACACGTCCTCTACGATCGTTTCCAAATCCATCTCGAAACACGGTGGGAAAGTAACGTATCGCGGAATCGTGCATTTTGGACGCAAAGCGGAAGGCGCACGCTCGAACATCGAGTGTGACACGCTGATCATGGATAACCAATCCACTTCTGATACGATCCCTTACAACGAAATCCTGAACGATAACATTTCCCTTGAGCACGAAGCGAAAGTATCGAAGGTTTCTGAAGAGCAGCTCTTCTACTTGATGAGCCGTGGAATCTCAGAAGAAGAAGCAACGGAAATGATCGTAATGGGCTTCATCGAGCCGTTCACGAAAGAACTTCCAATGGAATATGCCGTTGAAATGAACCGTCTGATCAAGTTTGAGATGGAAGGTTCAATCGGATAA
- the sufU gene encoding Fe-S cluster assembly sulfur transfer protein SufU, whose product MSFNNLDQLYRQVIMDHYKNPRNKGSLDDGSFTIDMNNPTCGDRIHLTLKVEDGIVQDAKFDGEGCSISMASASMMTQAVKGKEIDEALKLSKIFSDMMQGNDYDDDVDLGDIEALQGVAKFPARIKCATLAWKAMEKGVREEEQN is encoded by the coding sequence ATGTCTTTTAATAACTTAGATCAGCTCTATCGGCAGGTCATCATGGATCATTACAAGAATCCACGGAATAAGGGTTCTCTCGATGATGGCAGCTTTACCATCGATATGAACAACCCGACGTGCGGTGACCGCATCCACCTTACACTGAAAGTGGAAGACGGGATCGTCCAGGATGCGAAGTTCGACGGAGAAGGATGTTCCATCTCCATGGCTTCGGCATCCATGATGACCCAAGCGGTCAAAGGCAAGGAGATCGACGAAGCACTCAAGCTTTCGAAGATCTTCTCGGATATGATGCAAGGAAATGACTATGACGATGATGTCGATCTTGGAGATATAGAAGCATTACAAGGAGTCGCCAAGTTCCCGGCCCGCATCAAGTGTGCGACGCTCGCGTGGAAGGCGATGGAAAAAGGAGTGCGTGAAGAAGAGCAGAACTAA
- a CDS encoding cysteine desulfurase, giving the protein MDIQEIRKHFPILDQEVNGHPLVYLDSAATSQKPISVIEAVSDYYKGYNSNVHRGVHTLGTRATDGYEGAREKVRYFINAATTEEVIFTRGTTTSINTVAASYGRANVEEGDEIVITHMEHHSNIIPWQQLAKEKGAVLKYVPLQEDGTITLEDVRATITSKTKIVAIMMVSNVLGTMNPIKEITKIAHENGAVMMVDGAQAAPHMKIDVQDLDCDFFAFSGHKMVGPTGIGVLYGKKKHLEAMEPVEFGGEMIDFVGLYDSTWKELPWKFEGGTPIIAGAIGLGAAIDFLEDIGLSNIEAHEHKLAAYALEKMSAVEGMKIFGPQDPAQRAGLVTFNIDDVHPHDVATVLDSEGIAVRAGHHCAQPLMKWLNVSATARASFYLYNTEEEIDRLVAGLVKTKEFFSDVF; this is encoded by the coding sequence ATGGATATTCAAGAGATTCGTAAACATTTTCCGATTCTCGACCAGGAAGTGAACGGCCATCCATTGGTGTATCTGGATAGTGCAGCCACCTCTCAAAAACCGATTTCGGTCATCGAGGCTGTGAGCGACTACTATAAAGGCTATAATTCGAACGTCCACCGCGGGGTCCATACCCTCGGTACAAGGGCGACGGATGGATATGAAGGAGCACGTGAAAAGGTACGCTACTTCATCAATGCGGCGACTACGGAAGAAGTGATCTTCACCCGTGGGACGACGACATCCATCAACACCGTCGCAGCAAGCTACGGCCGCGCCAATGTGGAAGAAGGCGACGAAATCGTCATCACCCACATGGAGCACCATAGCAACATCATTCCATGGCAGCAGCTTGCCAAGGAAAAAGGGGCCGTCCTGAAGTACGTTCCCCTGCAGGAAGATGGAACCATCACCCTGGAGGATGTCCGTGCAACGATCACGTCCAAGACGAAAATCGTGGCCATCATGATGGTCTCAAACGTACTCGGTACGATGAATCCGATCAAGGAGATCACGAAAATCGCCCATGAAAACGGAGCGGTCATGATGGTGGACGGTGCCCAGGCTGCCCCGCATATGAAGATCGACGTGCAGGATCTCGACTGTGATTTCTTTGCCTTCTCAGGCCATAAGATGGTCGGACCTACTGGAATCGGTGTTCTGTACGGGAAGAAGAAGCACCTGGAAGCGATGGAGCCGGTAGAGTTCGGCGGCGAAATGATTGATTTCGTCGGGCTTTACGACTCTACCTGGAAAGAGCTCCCGTGGAAGTTCGAAGGGGGCACCCCGATCATCGCTGGTGCGATCGGTCTTGGGGCCGCCATCGACTTCCTCGAAGATATCGGTCTTTCCAACATTGAAGCCCATGAACATAAGCTTGCCGCTTATGCCCTTGAAAAAATGAGTGCTGTGGAAGGCATGAAGATCTTCGGACCACAGGATCCTGCACAGCGTGCCGGACTCGTGACGTTCAACATCGATGACGTCCATCCACACGATGTCGCTACCGTCCTTGACTCGGAAGGCATAGCCGTCCGTGCCGGCCATCACTGTGCACAGCCGCTGATGAAATGGCTCAATGTATCAGCAACAGCCCGCGCCAGCTTCTATCTGTACAACACAGAAGAAGAAATCGACAGATTGGTCGCGGGGCTAGTGAAGACGAAGGAGTTTTTCAGCGATGTCTTTTAA
- the sufD gene encoding Fe-S cluster assembly protein SufD, with the protein MTVETKLPVDQDYVSSYSKQLGEPEWMTALRTDAFAKVSHLNLPVADKTKITNWNFTQFQKHTVESAAFSSMSELPEEIKALVESESESGSLYIQRNNTPAHLKITDELKDNGVIFTDIFTAVKEHSDLVQKYFMTDGVKVDENKLTALHAALMNGGTFLYVPKNVELTEPVQAVFIHDDAEVAMFNHVLVVAEDNSSVTYVENYLSTVDVENGVFNIVSEVVAKDNAKVAYGAVDTLNSGVTTYVNRRGVASRDARIEWALGLMNDGDTVSENVTNLIGDGSYGDTKSVVVGRGKQKQNFTTKVVHFGKNSEGYILKHGVMKDEASSIFNGIGKIEHGASKSNAEQESRVLMLSEKARGDANPILLIDEDDVTAGHAASVGRVDPLQLYYLMSRGIPQKEAERLVIHGFLAPVVNQLPIEGVKKQLVEVIERKVN; encoded by the coding sequence ATGACTGTAGAAACGAAACTACCAGTAGATCAAGACTATGTCAGCTCCTACTCAAAACAACTCGGAGAACCAGAATGGATGACGGCCCTGCGTACAGACGCATTCGCCAAAGTCTCACACCTGAACCTCCCTGTTGCGGATAAAACGAAGATCACCAACTGGAACTTCACTCAATTCCAGAAGCATACAGTCGAAAGTGCTGCGTTTTCATCCATGAGCGAGCTGCCCGAAGAAATTAAAGCACTAGTAGAATCTGAAAGTGAATCAGGGAGCCTGTATATCCAGCGCAATAATACTCCTGCCCACTTGAAGATCACGGATGAACTGAAGGACAACGGCGTCATCTTCACCGATATCTTCACTGCTGTGAAAGAGCACAGTGACCTTGTCCAAAAATACTTCATGACCGATGGTGTGAAAGTGGATGAGAACAAGCTTACCGCTCTTCATGCGGCCCTTATGAACGGAGGTACGTTCCTCTACGTTCCTAAAAATGTGGAGCTGACTGAACCTGTTCAGGCCGTATTCATCCATGATGATGCGGAAGTAGCCATGTTCAACCACGTACTTGTTGTGGCAGAAGACAATAGTTCTGTCACTTATGTGGAAAACTATCTTTCTACAGTGGACGTGGAGAATGGCGTGTTCAACATCGTATCAGAAGTCGTGGCTAAGGATAATGCCAAGGTCGCTTACGGTGCCGTGGATACCCTTAACAGCGGAGTGACGACATACGTCAACCGACGCGGTGTGGCATCACGTGATGCGCGCATCGAGTGGGCACTAGGCCTGATGAACGACGGAGATACGGTTTCTGAAAACGTGACGAACCTGATCGGTGACGGTTCTTACGGCGATACGAAATCAGTCGTTGTCGGTCGCGGTAAACAAAAGCAGAATTTCACCACCAAGGTTGTTCATTTCGGTAAAAATTCCGAAGGCTACATCCTTAAACATGGTGTGATGAAAGATGAAGCTTCTTCCATCTTCAATGGAATCGGAAAGATCGAGCACGGTGCTTCGAAATCGAATGCCGAGCAGGAATCACGCGTCCTCATGCTGAGTGAAAAAGCGCGCGGAGATGCAAATCCGATCCTATTGATCGATGAAGACGATGTAACTGCAGGACATGCTGCCTCTGTAGGGCGCGTTGATCCGCTTCAACTTTACTACCTCATGAGCCGCGGGATCCCTCAGAAAGAAGCTGAACGTCTCGTGATTCACGGATTCCTGGCGCCGGTTGTCAACCAGCTGCCGATCGAGGGCGTGAAGAAACAGCTTGTCGAGGTAATCGAAAGGAAAGTCAACTAA
- the sufC gene encoding Fe-S cluster assembly ATPase SufC codes for MAGSTLTIKDLHVEIEGKEILKGVNLEIKGGEIHAVMGPNGTGKSTLSSAIMGHPKYEVTKGSITFDGEDVLEMEVDERARVGLFLAMQYPSEISGVTNADFLRSAINSRREEGEEISLMKFIRKMDSEMEYLEMDPDMAQRYLNEGFSGGEKKRNEILQLMMLQPKIAILDEIDSGLDIDALKVVSKGINKMRGEDFGCLIITHYQRLLNYITPDHVHVMMQGRVVKSGGKELAQRLEAEGYDWIKEELGIKDETVGQEA; via the coding sequence ATGGCAGGTTCTACTTTAACAATCAAAGATCTTCATGTTGAGATCGAAGGTAAAGAAATCCTCAAGGGTGTCAACCTTGAAATCAAAGGTGGAGAAATTCACGCGGTCATGGGACCGAATGGTACTGGTAAATCCACTCTTTCATCTGCAATCATGGGTCACCCGAAATACGAAGTGACAAAAGGAAGCATCACGTTCGACGGTGAAGATGTCCTTGAAATGGAAGTGGACGAACGCGCACGCGTAGGTCTTTTCCTGGCTATGCAATATCCAAGTGAAATCAGCGGTGTGACGAATGCCGACTTCCTTCGTTCTGCCATCAACAGCCGACGCGAAGAAGGGGAAGAAATCTCCCTTATGAAGTTCATCCGCAAAATGGATTCCGAAATGGAATACCTTGAAATGGATCCGGATATGGCACAGCGTTACTTGAACGAAGGATTCTCCGGTGGGGAGAAGAAACGTAACGAAATCCTTCAGTTGATGATGCTTCAGCCTAAGATCGCCATCCTTGATGAGATCGATTCAGGACTTGATATCGATGCCCTTAAAGTCGTTTCAAAAGGAATCAACAAAATGCGCGGAGAAGACTTCGGCTGCCTCATCATCACTCACTATCAACGTCTGTTGAACTACATCACACCTGATCACGTTCACGTGATGATGCAAGGACGCGTTGTGAAGTCCGGCGGTAAAGAACTTGCTCAACGCCTTGAAGCAGAAGGCTATGACTGGATCAAAGAAGAACTGGGAATCAAAGACGAAACTGTCGGCCAAGAAGCGTAA
- a CDS encoding carboxymuconolactone decarboxylase family protein: MQVEPRNTTEAALLDYKTGLGIFTEKMPELAQQYNAFTEHCFREGVLSKKEKQLIALGISLYSQDEYCIIYHTKGCLDQGCTEEEILEAVGVTAAFGGGAAMSQAVTLVQQSMHDLNELKH; this comes from the coding sequence ATGCAGGTAGAGCCTAGAAATACAACGGAAGCGGCCCTGCTCGATTACAAGACGGGGCTCGGGATCTTCACTGAAAAAATGCCGGAGCTGGCGCAACAATACAATGCTTTCACGGAGCATTGTTTCCGTGAAGGAGTACTATCGAAGAAAGAGAAGCAGCTGATCGCCCTTGGCATCAGTTTGTATTCTCAAGATGAGTACTGCATCATCTACCATACAAAGGGCTGTCTCGATCAAGGGTGTACGGAAGAAGAAATCCTTGAAGCCGTGGGTGTGACCGCTGCATTCGGCGGCGGTGCAGCCATGAGCCAGGCTGTCACGCTTGTACAACAATCCATGCACGATCTCAATGAACTGAAGCATTAA
- a CDS encoding MetQ/NlpA family ABC transporter substrate-binding protein — MKKWLVGTIAAASIVGLAACGTSGSNGSSGDSKELVVGASNVPHAEILEEAKPILEKEGIDLKIETYQDYVLPNKDLDSGDLDANYFQHIPYLEGQKKEHGYDFVSAGGIHIEPMAVYSKKHKSLKDIPEGGTILFSNSVAEHGRILTLLEANGLIKLKDGIDKTQATLDDIAENPKKLKFDYEYEPALLTQLYNNEEGDAVVINSNYAIDSGLDPVKDSIAIEDKDSPYVNIIAVKKGDENKKEIKELVKVLQSDEIQDFINKEWKGSVVPVKE; from the coding sequence ATGAAAAAATGGTTAGTGGGCACGATTGCAGCAGCAAGTATTGTAGGATTGGCAGCATGCGGAACCAGCGGGAGCAACGGTAGCTCAGGCGATTCAAAGGAACTCGTGGTCGGAGCATCTAACGTCCCTCATGCTGAGATTCTGGAAGAAGCAAAACCGATCCTTGAAAAAGAAGGGATCGACCTGAAGATCGAGACGTATCAGGATTACGTACTTCCGAATAAAGATCTGGACAGCGGGGACCTGGATGCGAACTACTTCCAGCACATTCCTTACCTTGAGGGGCAAAAGAAAGAACACGGATATGATTTCGTCAGTGCCGGCGGAATTCACATTGAACCGATGGCTGTCTACTCGAAGAAGCATAAATCCCTTAAAGATATCCCGGAAGGCGGAACCATTCTATTCAGTAACTCCGTGGCAGAACACGGAAGGATCCTTACCCTGCTTGAAGCAAACGGGCTGATCAAACTGAAGGATGGAATCGATAAAACCCAAGCAACACTGGATGATATCGCCGAAAATCCTAAAAAGCTGAAATTTGACTACGAATATGAGCCGGCGCTTCTTACTCAGCTTTACAATAACGAGGAAGGCGATGCCGTCGTCATCAACTCCAACTATGCCATCGATAGCGGACTGGATCCGGTCAAGGATTCCATTGCCATCGAAGACAAGGATTCACCGTATGTGAACATCATTGCAGTCAAAAAAGGTGATGAAAACAAAAAAGAGATCAAGGAGCTTGTCAAGGTGCTCCAGTCTGATGAGATCCAGGACTTCATCAATAAAGAGTGGAAAGGGTCCGTCGTTCCGGTCAAAGAATAA
- a CDS encoding methionine ABC transporter permease yields the protein MIEKIFPNVDWEKMWEATLETLYMTGMSVIVTFVLGLALGILLFLTSKGNIWENKVAYSITNAVVNVFRSIPFIILIVLLIPFTKVLIGTIRGANAALPALIIGAAPFYARMVEIALREVNKGVIEAAKAMGAKTSTIIMKVLLPESMPALISGITVTAIALVGYTAMAGVIGAGGLGNLAFLDGFQRSRTDVTLAATILILVLVFIIQLVGDYFTNKIDKR from the coding sequence ATGATCGAGAAAATCTTTCCGAACGTCGATTGGGAAAAGATGTGGGAAGCCACTCTTGAGACCCTGTATATGACTGGTATGTCGGTGATCGTAACATTTGTCCTCGGGCTCGCACTAGGGATTTTATTGTTCCTCACATCAAAAGGGAACATCTGGGAAAATAAGGTGGCCTATTCCATCACCAACGCTGTGGTCAATGTCTTCCGGTCGATCCCCTTCATCATCCTGATCGTCCTGTTGATCCCCTTCACCAAAGTGTTGATTGGTACGATCCGAGGGGCGAACGCAGCGTTGCCTGCTTTGATCATCGGGGCTGCCCCGTTCTATGCCCGCATGGTCGAGATCGCCCTGCGCGAAGTCAATAAAGGGGTCATCGAGGCGGCAAAAGCGATGGGAGCAAAAACGAGCACCATCATCATGAAGGTCCTTCTTCCTGAATCCATGCCTGCCCTCATCTCCGGAATCACAGTGACGGCCATCGCATTAGTCGGTTACACCGCAATGGCGGGCGTCATCGGTGCAGGGGGACTGGGAAACCTTGCTTTCCTGGACGGATTCCAGCGCAGCAGGACCGATGTCACCCTGGCGGCGACCATCTTGATCCTGGTTCTTGTATTCATCATTCAGCTTGTCGGTGATTATTTCACCAATAAAATAGATAAACGATAA
- a CDS encoding methionine ABC transporter ATP-binding protein: protein MITISDVKKIFQTKNGTVSAVDGVDMTIKDGEIFGVIGYSGAGKSTLIRMLNGLELPTDGSVDVNGQVISKAKGRKLREARQSMGMIFQHFNLLWSRTVLENIQFPLEIAGVPRGERIRKANELLHLVGLEGRGDAYPAQLSGGQKQRVGIARALANDPKVLLCDEATSALDPQTTDSILDLLVDINERLGLTIVLITHEMHVIRKICHRVAVMEAGKVVEEGDVLEVFRNPRQEVTKRFVKEVAQQQESDDILDQYPDGKVLKLTFVGSGTDQPLITSLIRRFDLEVNILQGQISQTQKGAFGTLFIHLKGEREILDQAVAFAEEQSVKVEVMER, encoded by the coding sequence ATGATTACGATTTCTGATGTAAAAAAAATCTTTCAAACCAAAAATGGTACGGTGTCAGCTGTCGATGGGGTGGATATGACCATCAAGGATGGGGAAATCTTCGGTGTCATCGGGTACAGCGGTGCAGGAAAGAGCACGTTGATCCGGATGCTGAATGGGCTCGAGCTACCCACTGATGGATCTGTGGATGTGAACGGTCAAGTGATATCAAAGGCGAAGGGACGTAAACTCCGTGAAGCCCGGCAGTCCATGGGGATGATCTTTCAACATTTCAATCTCCTTTGGTCCCGTACGGTACTTGAAAACATCCAGTTCCCACTCGAGATAGCCGGAGTGCCAAGAGGAGAACGGATCAGGAAGGCGAATGAACTTCTCCATCTGGTAGGACTTGAAGGCAGGGGGGATGCTTATCCGGCGCAACTCAGTGGAGGTCAGAAGCAGCGCGTCGGGATTGCAAGGGCACTTGCGAATGATCCGAAGGTGCTCCTATGTGATGAAGCTACGTCCGCACTGGATCCCCAAACCACGGACAGCATCCTGGATCTTCTTGTTGATATCAATGAGCGTCTTGGGCTCACCATCGTCCTCATCACCCACGAAATGCACGTCATCCGTAAAATCTGTCACAGGGTGGCGGTCATGGAAGCGGGAAAAGTGGTCGAAGAGGGGGATGTCCTAGAGGTATTCCGTAATCCGCGTCAGGAAGTGACGAAGCGCTTCGTGAAAGAGGTCGCACAGCAGCAGGAGTCGGATGACATCCTCGATCAGTATCCGGATGGGAAAGTGTTGAAGCTTACATTCGTTGGAAGCGGTACGGATCAGCCTCTCATCACCTCACTGATCCGAAGGTTCGATCTTGAGGTGAACATCCTTCAGGGCCAGATTTCGCAAACTCAAAAAGGAGCATTCGGCACGCTGTTCATCCATCTGAAGGGTGAACGTGAAATCCTCGATCAGGCGGTCGCCTTCGCTGAAGAACAATCGGTGAAAGTGGAGGTGATGGAGCGATGA
- a CDS encoding thioredoxin family protein — protein sequence MKELNSQEALHTIRENERLLALYLYTPMCGTCQVAGRMIDIVEKLPQPFVFAKANLNYLAGFATEHAVESVPCLLLFKDGVEVERIYAFQSVPFLYEALNKVA from the coding sequence CACGATACGGGAGAATGAAAGACTGCTTGCGCTCTATCTGTACACCCCCATGTGCGGCACCTGCCAGGTTGCAGGTAGGATGATTGATATTGTAGAGAAACTGCCTCAACCATTCGTTTTTGCAAAGGCAAATCTGAATTACCTGGCAGGATTTGCAACAGAGCATGCGGTCGAAAGCGTTCCTTGCCTCCTGCTATTCAAAGATGGAGTCGAGGTGGAACGGATCTATGCGTTTCAATCTGTACCGTTTTTGTATGAAGCTTTGAATAAGGTAGCATAA